From a region of the Arvicanthis niloticus isolate mArvNil1 chromosome 6, mArvNil1.pat.X, whole genome shotgun sequence genome:
- the Mfsd6l gene encoding major facilitator superfamily domain-containing protein 6-like, which yields MSPNPQWDVPRALRVARLFHLVCGVRDACVTPFLTLYLRQLGMAAPWVGILMGTKHLIAACWTPFCVFLAKRYQKRRMFLTSSLLGSAGASLLMVLVPPVDRNLVNHFCNGSSRVATTVLPLGVTQTVTMILAQGSVPNHWAGAPNLPGSRHTRALDTSGFPNGSGKTQEGTFSSLQTYLVGSVEGARTTTQVLHLVTSGLRDNSQKGTLKVDNATLSLLPGSATLGGPVNLSKAQGDTQIRDHFSKGPQWTFILSLGFVVFWELLAAPLEQVADDSLYEYLDFVDATDRNRDLWVWRLLGVSAGVCGIAVLVGHLECFLVASGPQGVIYFYSYSLVSTLALAVSIAFPVPVVQQQGPSHKTIKALSLIRGDPRLILLAFTVFWIGATASTVQNFLFWHMKDHGSSELVMGFSVALGLLGEILFHPFRTSLLRQLSRVGVLGLGLGCLALQMLYYAFIWSWWSVLPVQILSAISSGALWWAVGASIEDLASSGMERSLSTMFRGHFYESGCSLGSFVGGFVVRHLSISVLYQACCVILLLWLVLFLSIQSRLPQEQRINYSKLLAMEGSDSSDSEQGSEGDWLVKAMREEHADWKG from the coding sequence GAACCAAGCACCTGATCGCTGCCTGCTGGACACCCTTCTGCGTCTTCCTGGCCAAACGCTACCAGAAAAGGAGAATGTTTCTGACTAGCTCACTGTTGGGCTCCGCAGGCGCCAGCCTCCTGATGGTCCTTGTCCCACCGGTGGACAGAAATCTGGTCAACCACTTTTGTAATGGAAGCAGTAGAGTGGCCACCACTGTCCTACCACTGGGGGTCACACAAACTGTAACCATGATCCTTGCCCAAGGGTCAGTCCCAAACCACTGGGCAGGAGCACCCAACCTCCCAGGCAGCAGGCACACCAGAGCCCTGGACACTTCTGGCTTTCCAAATGGATCTGGTAAAACTCAAGAAGGAACGTTTAGCAGTCTGCAGACCTATTTAGTGGGCTCTGTTGAAGGAGCCAGGACCACTACACAAGTTCTCCATCTTGTCACTTCTGGGTTGAGAGATAATTCCCAGAAAGGGACTTTAAAGGTGGACAATGCTACCCTGAGTCTACTTCCTGGAAGTGCAACCCTTGGAGGTCCAGTCAATTTGTCAAAGGCCCAGGGGGACACCCAGATCCGTGATCACTTCTCGAAAGGACCACAGTGGACCTTCATCCTCTCCTTGGGGTTTGTGGTATTCTGGGAACTGCTGGCAGCCCCTCTGGAGCAGGTGGCAGACGACAGTCTTTATGAATACCTAGATTTCGTAGACGCCACTGACCGGAACAGAGACCTGTGGGTGTGGAGATTGTTGGGTGTATCAGCAGGTGTGTGTGGCATCGCAGTCTTGGTGGGGCATCTGGAATGCTTCCTCGTGGCCAGTGGTCCTCAGGGCGTGATTTATTTCTACAGCTACTCACTGGTCAGTACCCTGGCCTTAGCAGTGAGCATTGCTTTTCCTGTTCCCGTAGTCCAGCAGCAGGGGCCCAGCCACAAAACCATCAAAGCTCTGTCCCTCATAAGGGGTGACCCCCGCCTCATCCTCCTAGCCTTCACTGTCTTTTGGATAGGAGCCACTGCCAGTACTGTGCAGAACTTCCTGTTCTGGCACATGAAGGACCATGGCAGCAGCGAGCTGGTGATGGGCTTCTCAGTGGCTCTCGGCTTgctaggagaaattctgtttcacCCGTTCAGAACTTCGTTGCTAAGGCAACTGTCTAGGGTGGGTGTGCTGGGACTGGGCCTGGGCTGCCTGGCCCTGCAGATGCTTTACTACGCTTTCATCTGGAGCTGGTGGTCCGTCCTCCCTGTTCAGATCCTGAGCGCCATCAGCAGTGGGGctctgtggtgggctgtgggagCCTCCATAGAGGACCTGGCCTCCTCTGGGATGGAGAGGTCCCTGAGCACCATGTTCCGAGGTCACTTTTATGAGAGTGGCTGCAGCCTAGGCAGCTTTGTCGGGGGCTTTGTAGTGCGGCACTTAAGCATATCTGTGCTCTACCAAGCCTGTTGTGTGATCCTGTTGCTTTGGCTGGTCTTGTTCCTGTCCATCCAGTCCAGGCTGCCCCAAGAGCAGAGGATCAACTACTCAAAGCTGCTAGCTATGGAAGGGAGTGACTCCAGTGACTCTGAGCAGGGGTCAGAAGGGGACTGGCTTGTGAAGGCCATGAGGGAGGAGCACGCGGACTGGAAGGGCTGA